The proteins below come from a single Halomonas binhaiensis genomic window:
- a CDS encoding sugar ABC transporter ATP-binding protein has product MTHASLTDPQQNDSTQPSFLDEGKIGDPILSARNIAKSFGNVHALKTVNFDIHRGQVTTLFGENGAGKSTLMKILSGVMQPTSGDILLEGQPVHFASTTEAQLHGVSIIHQELSLAPNLNVRDNIFMGRELIGPMGVDFAEEERQTRLLMEELDEPIDPLTPVEELRLGQQQIVEIARALSTKSRILIMDEPTSALSASEVEVLFRVIADLKQRGVSIVYISHHLEEALQITDHAVVLRDGSMTAYAPRQDIDLEWIVRNMVGEGFDLGSPPSGYDMGEIALSLQDISVTDPTNPDRALVNQLSLDLRAGEIVCIYGLMGAGRTELLESVAGRMPISGGSVLLGPHDVSQLTIAQRIEQGLVLVPEDRQRDGLVQTMPVGQNLSLASIGAFTRGLFTSVAREMEVIEDSIRNVHIKTDGGSAEIGSLSGGNQQKVVIGKMLATHPRVVMLDEPSRGIDIGAKAEVFKLLAEGARQQGLAVLYSTSEVGECLSIAHRILVMSRGSIVAEFSADVTKEQIMAASGESVAA; this is encoded by the coding sequence ATGACCCATGCATCCTTGACCGACCCACAGCAGAACGATTCGACCCAGCCCTCTTTCCTCGACGAAGGCAAGATCGGCGACCCTATCCTCTCGGCACGAAACATCGCCAAATCCTTCGGTAATGTGCATGCCCTGAAGACGGTGAACTTCGATATCCATCGTGGTCAGGTCACCACGCTGTTTGGCGAGAACGGTGCCGGAAAGTCCACCTTGATGAAGATTCTTTCCGGTGTCATGCAGCCCACTTCCGGCGACATTCTCCTCGAAGGCCAGCCGGTGCACTTCGCTTCCACCACCGAAGCCCAGCTCCATGGCGTGTCGATCATCCACCAGGAACTGAGCCTGGCACCCAACCTGAATGTACGCGACAACATCTTCATGGGACGTGAGCTGATCGGCCCCATGGGCGTGGACTTTGCCGAGGAAGAACGTCAGACCCGCCTGCTGATGGAAGAGCTGGACGAGCCGATAGATCCGCTGACGCCAGTGGAGGAACTGCGCCTGGGGCAGCAGCAGATTGTCGAGATTGCCCGTGCGCTATCGACCAAGTCTCGCATCCTGATCATGGACGAACCCACCTCTGCGCTGTCTGCTTCGGAAGTGGAAGTGCTGTTCCGGGTCATCGCCGACCTCAAGCAACGCGGCGTGTCCATCGTCTATATCTCTCACCACCTGGAAGAGGCACTGCAGATCACCGACCACGCTGTCGTGTTGCGCGATGGCAGCATGACGGCCTACGCCCCGCGCCAGGACATCGACCTCGAGTGGATCGTGCGCAACATGGTGGGCGAAGGGTTTGATCTTGGCTCTCCACCCAGTGGCTACGACATGGGCGAGATAGCCCTGTCCCTGCAGGACATCAGCGTGACCGACCCGACAAATCCTGATCGAGCCCTGGTCAACCAGCTGTCACTGGACCTGCGCGCGGGAGAAATCGTCTGTATCTACGGCCTGATGGGTGCTGGACGCACCGAATTGCTCGAAAGCGTCGCCGGACGCATGCCCATCAGTGGCGGCAGCGTTCTGCTTGGCCCTCACGATGTCTCCCAGCTGACCATCGCACAGCGTATCGAGCAGGGCCTGGTACTGGTACCGGAAGATCGCCAACGCGATGGTCTGGTGCAGACCATGCCAGTGGGCCAAAACCTGTCGCTGGCCAGCATTGGCGCCTTCACCCGTGGGCTTTTCACTTCCGTGGCTCGGGAAATGGAAGTGATCGAGGACTCCATTCGCAACGTGCATATCAAGACCGACGGTGGCAGCGCCGAGATCGGCAGTCTTTCCGGAGGCAACCAGCAGAAGGTGGTGATCGGCAAGATGCTGGCCACGCATCCGCGCGTGGTGATGCTCGATGAACCCAGCCGCGGCATCGACATCGGCGCCAAGGCGGAAGTGTTCAAGCTGCTGGCCGAAGGTGCCAGGCAGCAAGGCCTGGCCGTGCTCTATTCCACCTCGGAAGTCGGCGAGTGCCTGAGCATCGCCCACCGCATCCTGGTGATGAGTCGCGGAAGTATCGTCGCCGAGTTCTCGGCCGACGTCACCAAGGAACAGATCATGGCTGCCTCCGGTGAGTCCGTGGCCGCCTGA
- a CDS encoding acetyltransferase: protein MAIKFRRSTAADGQCAMRIWRGAVDATHDFLSEQDRHDIEQELERFLPNAPLWLAVDSQDRGLGFMLLTDCHMDALFVDPEHRGAGVGRALVEHGLSLCPALSTDVNEQNVQAVGFYERMGFQRTGRSTTDDQGRPYPLIHLRYPSNE from the coding sequence ATGGCTATCAAGTTTCGTCGCTCGACTGCTGCGGATGGACAATGCGCCATGCGAATCTGGAGGGGAGCCGTGGATGCGACTCACGATTTCCTTTCCGAGCAGGACCGACACGATATAGAGCAGGAGCTGGAGAGATTCCTGCCGAATGCTCCCTTATGGCTGGCCGTCGACAGCCAGGATAGGGGGCTTGGCTTCATGTTGCTCACGGACTGCCACATGGATGCCTTGTTTGTGGATCCCGAGCACCGCGGGGCCGGTGTGGGGCGAGCTCTGGTCGAGCATGGCCTGAGTCTGTGTCCTGCGCTGAGCACTGACGTCAATGAACAGAATGTCCAGGCAGTGGGTTTCTATGAGCGCATGGGATTTCAGCGTACGGGGCGTTCCACTACCGACGATCAGGGGCGCCCCTATCCGCTGATTCACTTGCGCTATCCCAGTAACGAATGA
- a CDS encoding BCCT family transporter — MPNNDNKLPDKKSLNKKVFFPVFSIVILAVIVGMTNNELLVEITRKIFYISLSDFGWLYQLIAVSALVITCVFFFSRAGRIRLGGEHAKPRFSMPATFAMALTGGIATGVVTYAVNEPVIYLGNIYGELSQQSFAAGSNDAAVFAMARSFHNWSFIPYAIYSIVGLMIGYMHYNRGMRFSISATVAPVLGRHGDAPWVRGLIDVISVLAITLGLASSMGAGLALIGSGIQAQYGIASNPVTWLVLTLVITSIFVISAVSGLKRGIRWLSSINAYVFYAFLAILIVVGPLTYILSLSTTSFGYWLNHLLSWSFDTKESGGEALVTWWTMYDWAIWVAYAPLMGLFLARISYGRTLREFLIINWVLPSAFGIVWFAIWGGSALKWQLDGTLDLISVVQEHGAVSGLWGFLQNIPLSGLLVPMAIFTLILSFATAADSMSATIATICTRNITADEESPRSQKVIWGLSISAIAYLMVAFGGGAQGVDGIKYLAAAGGFTVVFLFALILISAAKVLHGHIKGVPEADAEPDGRVATQGARNE, encoded by the coding sequence ATGCCGAACAATGACAACAAGCTGCCCGACAAGAAATCTCTCAACAAGAAGGTGTTTTTTCCGGTCTTTTCCATCGTCATCCTGGCCGTGATTGTCGGCATGACGAATAACGAGTTGCTGGTGGAAATCACGCGGAAGATTTTCTACATATCGTTATCCGACTTCGGTTGGCTGTATCAGCTGATCGCGGTATCGGCCCTGGTGATCACTTGCGTGTTCTTCTTTTCCCGGGCAGGGCGCATCCGCCTGGGGGGAGAGCACGCCAAGCCCCGGTTTTCCATGCCAGCGACCTTCGCCATGGCACTGACCGGAGGGATTGCCACCGGTGTGGTGACATATGCGGTCAATGAGCCGGTCATCTACCTGGGCAATATCTATGGTGAGCTCAGCCAGCAGAGCTTTGCCGCCGGCAGCAATGACGCGGCCGTCTTTGCCATGGCTCGCAGCTTCCACAACTGGAGTTTCATCCCCTACGCCATCTACTCGATCGTTGGCCTGATGATTGGCTACATGCACTACAACCGTGGCATGCGCTTCTCGATATCCGCCACGGTCGCTCCAGTGCTTGGCCGCCACGGCGATGCACCCTGGGTGCGAGGCCTCATCGATGTGATTTCGGTGCTGGCTATCACCCTGGGGTTGGCATCTTCCATGGGCGCTGGCCTGGCGCTTATCGGCTCCGGCATCCAGGCGCAATACGGCATTGCCTCCAACCCTGTCACCTGGCTGGTACTGACGCTGGTGATCACCAGTATCTTCGTGATTTCCGCAGTATCAGGGCTCAAGCGAGGCATTCGCTGGCTGTCATCGATCAATGCCTATGTGTTCTACGCATTCCTGGCCATCCTGATCGTGGTGGGGCCTCTGACCTACATTCTCAGCCTATCCACGACCAGTTTCGGCTATTGGCTCAATCATCTGCTGAGCTGGTCATTCGACACCAAGGAATCCGGTGGTGAAGCGCTGGTGACCTGGTGGACGATGTATGACTGGGCCATCTGGGTCGCCTACGCACCATTGATGGGATTGTTTCTGGCGCGCATTTCCTACGGCCGAACCCTGCGTGAATTCCTGATTATCAACTGGGTGCTGCCTTCCGCCTTTGGCATCGTCTGGTTCGCCATCTGGGGTGGCTCGGCATTGAAGTGGCAGCTCGATGGCACGCTCGACCTGATCTCCGTGGTGCAGGAGCATGGCGCGGTGTCGGGGTTGTGGGGCTTTCTGCAGAACATTCCGCTGTCCGGGTTGCTGGTGCCGATGGCGATATTCACGTTGATTCTTTCCTTCGCCACGGCAGCGGACTCCATGTCGGCCACCATTGCGACCATCTGCACGCGGAACATCACCGCGGATGAGGAATCACCCAGAAGCCAGAAGGTCATCTGGGGGCTGTCGATCAGCGCCATTGCCTATCTGATGGTGGCCTTTGGCGGTGGTGCTCAAGGTGTCGATGGCATCAAGTACCTGGCGGCAGCCGGTGGCTTTACGGTGGTGTTCCTGTTTGCACTGATCCTGATATCGGCAGCCAAGGTGCTCCACGGACATATCAAGGGCGTCCCCGAGGCGGATGCTGAGCCAGACGGCCGCGTCGCGACGCAAGGAGCTCGCAATGAGTGA
- a CDS encoding D-ribose ABC transporter substrate-binding protein, whose protein sequence is MLMKGKRLLIAALAIATPLMVGTASAQDKGLISIIVNDSSNPYWFTEGEVAKKTAEELGYQAHVSSHVGDTNKESNQVDTAITNQAKAIILDPANADGSIGAVRKAVNAGIPVFIVNAEINQQGLAKAQFVSNNAQGAAIGAQQWVESVGDEANYVELKGAPSDNNAATRSNGFETVLSQYPDLTRVAGDVANWDRTQGYNKMQSMLQANPDIQGVISGNDEMALGAIAALKESGRLDGVVVGGFDGSPDAIEAIKSGELAYTVLQPVAIFAEEAVRLADTFINTGETGLENEKKLFNCILVTQDNVDKYSSPFVLDQ, encoded by the coding sequence ATGCTCATGAAAGGAAAGCGTCTGCTGATCGCAGCTCTCGCCATTGCCACCCCACTGATGGTGGGTACCGCCAGTGCCCAGGACAAGGGGCTGATCTCGATCATCGTCAATGACTCATCCAATCCCTACTGGTTCACCGAAGGCGAGGTGGCCAAGAAGACGGCCGAGGAACTCGGCTATCAGGCCCATGTCAGCTCTCATGTCGGTGATACCAACAAGGAAAGCAACCAGGTCGACACCGCCATTACCAACCAGGCCAAGGCCATCATTCTCGATCCGGCCAATGCCGACGGTTCCATCGGCGCGGTACGCAAGGCAGTGAATGCCGGTATTCCCGTATTCATCGTCAATGCAGAAATCAACCAACAGGGGCTGGCCAAGGCGCAGTTCGTTTCCAACAATGCCCAGGGTGCAGCCATCGGGGCCCAGCAATGGGTCGAAAGCGTCGGCGATGAAGCCAACTATGTGGAACTGAAAGGAGCACCCTCCGACAACAATGCGGCGACCCGCTCCAATGGCTTTGAAACCGTGCTCAGCCAGTACCCCGACCTGACCAGAGTCGCTGGAGACGTAGCCAACTGGGACCGCACCCAGGGCTATAACAAGATGCAGAGCATGCTGCAGGCCAACCCGGATATTCAGGGGGTGATCAGCGGCAACGATGAAATGGCCTTGGGGGCCATCGCTGCACTCAAGGAGTCTGGCCGCCTGGATGGCGTCGTGGTCGGTGGTTTTGATGGCTCTCCGGATGCCATCGAGGCAATCAAGTCCGGCGAACTGGCCTACACCGTACTGCAGCCTGTCGCCATCTTTGCCGAGGAAGCCGTGCGCCTGGCCGATACCTTCATCAACACCGGGGAAACAGGCCTGGAGAATGAGAAGAAGCTGTTCAACTGCATCCTGGTCACCCAGGACAACGTGGACAAGTACAGCTCACCTTTCGTGCTCGACCAGTAG
- a CDS encoding HAL/PAL/TAL family ammonia-lyase, which produces MSDVSMQMMSGKQKKMDQYERMDQQVVIGDIPLSWRDVVNVARHAAPLVLSRACRERVQQARDVVEQVAASTVPHYGINTGLGALCHVVLEREALSSLSKHTLMSHACGVGAPLREDQVRAIMCCAVINYSHGHSGISPALVERLVQLLNANIVPWVPSRGSVGYLTHMAHIGLVLIGEGEVLVEGGRMAASEVLRQHAITPLELGPKDGLSLVNGTPAMTGLACLVLDDAARVADWAEVAGAMSFEALRGQRDALDPAVTGLKRHPGVQHSAGILRRLLTDSPWLEQCQGDHLQDALSLRSMPQVHGACRDQWEHATRQIDLELQSATDNPLVIAEDGHYRIVSQANPHGASVAMACDVLAMAVAEWGSMSERRSYRLVTPQANDLPAFLTREGGIKSGMMIAQYTAASLAADNKRLAQPAVVDNFLTSGLQEDHLSFGESAALKLDQALENTYQILAIEMLLAAQALDLIEAPGFASGTELARRLIREQVAYYMEEHPLHRDIENLHAWLRHPHSLSPFAGYVG; this is translated from the coding sequence ATGAGTGATGTATCCATGCAAATGATGTCGGGCAAGCAGAAGAAGATGGACCAGTATGAGCGGATGGACCAGCAGGTTGTGATTGGCGATATTCCCTTGTCCTGGCGGGATGTGGTGAATGTTGCCCGCCATGCGGCTCCCCTGGTGTTGTCTCGCGCTTGTCGGGAAAGAGTGCAGCAAGCCCGAGACGTCGTTGAGCAGGTTGCGGCCAGTACAGTGCCTCACTATGGCATCAACACCGGGCTTGGTGCTCTGTGCCATGTGGTGCTGGAACGTGAAGCGCTATCGAGCCTGTCGAAGCATACGTTGATGAGCCATGCCTGCGGTGTCGGTGCCCCCCTGCGTGAGGATCAGGTCCGCGCCATCATGTGCTGTGCCGTCATCAACTACTCTCATGGCCATTCTGGTATCAGTCCGGCATTGGTCGAAAGGCTTGTCCAGCTGCTCAATGCCAACATCGTGCCGTGGGTGCCGTCCCGAGGCTCCGTAGGTTATCTCACGCATATGGCCCATATCGGCCTGGTGCTGATCGGCGAGGGAGAAGTGCTGGTCGAAGGCGGGCGGATGGCGGCGTCCGAGGTGCTGCGTCAACACGCTATCACGCCACTGGAACTGGGGCCGAAAGATGGCCTGAGTCTGGTCAATGGGACGCCTGCCATGACAGGGCTGGCCTGCCTGGTGCTGGACGATGCGGCGCGTGTCGCGGATTGGGCCGAGGTTGCCGGGGCAATGAGCTTCGAGGCACTGCGCGGCCAGCGTGATGCACTGGACCCGGCGGTGACAGGGCTCAAGCGCCACCCCGGGGTCCAGCATTCCGCAGGGATACTGCGCCGTCTGCTGACGGATAGTCCATGGTTGGAGCAGTGCCAGGGAGACCATCTGCAGGATGCGCTCAGCCTGCGTTCGATGCCCCAGGTACATGGTGCCTGCCGAGATCAATGGGAGCATGCCACGCGCCAGATCGATCTTGAACTGCAGTCAGCGACCGACAATCCCCTGGTCATCGCAGAAGATGGCCACTACCGAATTGTTTCCCAGGCCAACCCCCATGGTGCTTCCGTGGCCATGGCCTGTGACGTGCTGGCCATGGCAGTGGCCGAGTGGGGCTCGATGTCCGAACGCCGCAGTTATCGCCTGGTGACTCCCCAGGCCAATGACCTGCCTGCCTTCCTGACGCGGGAAGGCGGTATCAAGTCGGGCATGATGATTGCCCAATACACGGCAGCTTCCCTGGCTGCAGACAACAAACGCCTGGCCCAGCCGGCAGTGGTCGACAACTTCCTGACATCAGGACTGCAGGAAGACCATCTCAGCTTCGGCGAGAGTGCAGCGCTGAAGCTGGATCAGGCATTGGAGAACACCTATCAGATCCTCGCCATCGAAATGCTGCTTGCTGCCCAGGCGCTCGACCTGATTGAAGCACCGGGCTTTGCTTCGGGAACGGAGCTGGCGCGGAGACTGATCCGTGAACAGGTGGCCTATTACATGGAAGAACATCCCTTGCACCGGGATATCGAGAACTTGCACGCCTGGCTAAGGCACCCGCATAGCCTGAGCCCGTTCGCCGGCTATGTCGGCTGA
- a CDS encoding ABC transporter permease has protein sequence MSNNSPAATHAKPSTTQARPQKGFDLARLLLDGRAFFALIAIIIIFSALSPVYFSASNFLTMSSHVAIFGLLSIGMLLVILTGGIDLSVGSTLGLAGVFAGFLMQGVSFEAFGVMVYPPVWVVVILTCALGAFIGAINGVLIAYFKVPAFVATLGLLYVARGAALLMTDGLTYNNLSGDPALGNTGFDWLGFNRLLGVPVGVWVLAAVAILCMLALNRTPFGRWVYSTGGNARAAELSGVPVKKVKVTVYVLSGICAALAGLVLSSQLTSAGPTAGTTYELTAIAGVVIGGAALTGGRGNIRGTLLGAFVIGFLSDGLVIIGVSAYWQTVFTGTVIVLAVMLNSVQYSGRKAKNSSKDTSQKTPQDEEPGTTHAHHGSSQATSRTAKAT, from the coding sequence ATGTCCAACAACAGCCCAGCCGCAACCCACGCGAAACCGTCCACGACACAGGCGCGCCCTCAGAAAGGTTTCGACCTGGCCCGTCTGCTTCTTGATGGACGCGCCTTCTTCGCCCTGATTGCGATCATCATCATTTTTTCCGCGCTATCGCCGGTTTACTTTTCCGCCAGCAACTTCCTGACCATGTCGTCCCATGTGGCGATATTCGGCCTGCTGTCCATCGGCATGCTGCTGGTCATCCTGACCGGTGGCATCGATCTCTCGGTGGGCTCGACCCTGGGGTTGGCAGGCGTCTTCGCTGGCTTTCTGATGCAGGGTGTGTCCTTCGAAGCTTTCGGCGTGATGGTCTATCCGCCGGTGTGGGTTGTGGTCATCCTGACCTGCGCGCTTGGCGCCTTCATCGGTGCCATCAATGGCGTGCTGATTGCCTATTTCAAGGTGCCTGCCTTCGTCGCCACCCTGGGGCTGCTGTATGTCGCCCGTGGTGCTGCACTGCTGATGACCGATGGCCTCACCTACAACAACCTGAGCGGAGACCCGGCCCTGGGCAATACCGGCTTCGACTGGCTCGGTTTCAATCGCCTGCTGGGCGTGCCGGTAGGCGTCTGGGTACTGGCTGCCGTTGCCATCCTGTGCATGCTGGCACTGAATCGCACCCCCTTCGGCCGCTGGGTCTATTCCACCGGAGGCAATGCCCGTGCCGCAGAGCTGTCCGGTGTGCCGGTCAAGAAGGTCAAGGTCACGGTCTACGTGCTATCCGGCATTTGCGCAGCCCTGGCTGGCCTGGTGCTGTCCTCTCAGTTGACCTCTGCCGGCCCGACTGCCGGCACCACCTATGAACTGACGGCCATCGCAGGCGTGGTCATCGGCGGTGCCGCCCTGACGGGCGGGCGCGGCAATATCCGCGGCACTCTGCTGGGTGCTTTCGTCATCGGCTTCCTTTCCGATGGGCTGGTGATCATCGGTGTGTCGGCCTACTGGCAAACCGTGTTCACCGGCACTGTCATTGTGCTTGCCGTCATGCTCAACAGCGTCCAGTACAGCGGCCGCAAGGCCAAGAACTCGTCCAAGGACACCTCGCAGAAGACACCACAAGACGAGGAACCTGGAACGACACATGCCCACCACGGCAGTAGTCAGGCAACGTCACGGACTGCCAAGGCAACGTGA